The Mauremys reevesii isolate NIE-2019 linkage group 1, ASM1616193v1, whole genome shotgun sequence genome has a segment encoding these proteins:
- the GALNT4 gene encoding polypeptide N-acetylgalactosaminyltransferase 4, giving the protein MRIRLARRWTWLGRSCLLLGLLMVAYFVVELSVSTFHAASTGDSVTNGRWERHFSDRAEKAEDLARPVYEKSPPDSSAPGEWGKATRPQLTPEEKKLEEELIEKYAINIYLSDKISLHRHIQDNRMYECKAKSYNYRKLPTTSVIIAFYNEAWSTLLRTVHSVLETSPAVLLKEIILVDDLSDKIYLKGELEKYISNLKRVRLIRTSKREGLVRARLIGATFATGDVLTFLDCHCECNSGWLEPLLERIAENETVIICPVIDTIDWNTFEFYMQTGEPMIGGFDWRLTFQWHSVPEHERQRWKSKTDPIRSPTMAGGLFAVSKKYFEYLGTYDTGMDVWGGENLELSFRVWQCGGTLEIHPCSHVGHVFPKRAPYARPNFLQNTARAAEVWMDEYKEHFYNRNPPARKENYGDISERKLLRERLKCKSFDWYLKNIFSNLHVPEDRPGWHGAIHSMGISSECLDYNSPEHNPTGTHVSLFGCHGQGGNQFFEYTLSKEIRFNSVTELCAEVPEQKDFIGMRSCPKERSPIPENIIWHFKEDGTIYHPHSGKCLSAYRTSEGRPDVQMRTCNAADKNQIWKFEK; this is encoded by the coding sequence ATGAGGATCCGTCTGGCCAGAAGATGGACTTGGCTTGGCAGAAGCTGCCTGTTGCTTGGCCTCTTGATGGTTGCCTACTTCGTAGTGGAGCTGTCTGTTTCTACCTTCCATGCCGCCTCCACCGGAGACAGCGTCAccaatgggagatgggagagacaCTTTTCTGACAGAGCAGAAAAAGCAGAGGATTTGGCTCGTCCAGTTTATGAAAAATCCCCTCCTGATTCTTCTGCGCCAGGAGAATGGGGTAAGGCCACTCGTCCACAGTTGACTCCTGAGGAAAAGAAACTTGAAGaagagctgattgaaaaatatGCAATTAATATTTATTTGAGTGACAAAATATCTCTACATCGTCACATACAGGACAATCGAATGTATGAATGTAAAGCCAAATCTTACAACTATAGAAAACTTCCAACTACATCTGTTATAATTGCTTTCTATAATGAAGCTTGGTCAACCTTACTGCGGACAGTTCACAGCGTTCTTGAAACATCTCCTGCAGTACTTCTAAAAGAAATTATACTAGTGGATGACTTGAGCGATAAAATATATCTGAAGGGTGAACTTGAAAAGTACATTAGTAACCTGAAAAGAGTTCGTTTGATAAGAACCAGCAAACGAGAAGGACTGGTTCGTGCACGCTTAATTGGAGCTACCTTTGCTACTGGTGATGTCCTCACATTCCTAGATTGTCATTGTGAGTGTAACTCTGGTTGGCTGGAACCACTTTTAGAGAGGATTGCTGAGAACGAGACTGTGATCATTTGTCCTGTTATAGATACCATTGATTGGAATACATTTGAATTCTACATGCAGACGGGTGAGCCCATGATTGGGGGATTTGACTGGCGATTGACATTTCAGTGGCATTCTGTGCCTGAACATGAACGTCAAAGATGGAAATCTAAAACTGACCCTATTAGATCCCCAACTATGGCTGGTGGGCTATTTGCAGTTAGTAAGAAGTATTTTGAGTATCTTGGTACATATGACACAGGGATGGATGTCTGGGGTGGGGAGAATTTAGAACTATCATTCAGGGTGTGGCAATGTGGTGGCACGTTGGAGATCCATCCTTGTTCCCATGTAGGCCATGTGTTTCCAAAGCGGGCTCCATATGCGAGGCCAAATTTCCTTCAGAACACTGCACGTGCTGCTGAAGTGTGGATGGATGAGTATAAAGAACATTTTTACAATAGAAATCCTCCagcaagaaaagaaaattacGGTGATATTTCTGAAAGAAAACTACTAAGAGAGCGTTTGAAATGTAAGAGTTTTGACTggtatttgaaaaatattttttccaactTACATGTACCAGAGGATCGTCCGGGCTGGCATGGAGCTATCCACAGTATGGGAATATCATCAGAATGTTTAGACTACAATTCACCTGAACATAATCCTACTGGGACTCATGTGTCTCTCTTTGGATGTCATGGTCAAGGAGGCAATCAGTTCTTTGAATATACATTGAGTAAAGAAATTAGGTTTAATTCTGTCACTGAACTATGTGCTGAAGTCCCTGAACAAAAGGATTTCATTGGCATGAGGAGCTGCCCAAAAGAGAGATCCCCTATCCCAGAAAATATCATATGGCATTTTAAAGAGGATGGGACTATTTATCATCCTCATTCAGGAAAGTGCCTTAGTGCTTATCGTACTTCTGAGGGTCGGCCTGATGTGCAAATGAGGACTTGTAATGCTGCAGATAAAAATCAAATTTGGAAGTTTGAGAAATAA
- the LOC120376884 gene encoding uncharacterized protein LOC120376884: MCHFTFIKANYSQCGVGLVLAEYLGPLWAITNGAASRVLWKTMPLWQKVGEVGKPLLSLQRIPGWPQTECWGSVARTLAGWAAPANWPGFQQAAGVTSEQLLESLQRLRANRQSGTERRAMGELGWLLLTTLWAQDEEVLRWQRALDEKASYADWSESGTVPGTPGDVLVTLPPKRLELNHDCVGKEGETLKNPRHRNDWSLNPGLPDQEGH; this comes from the exons atgtgtcactttaccttcattaaagccaattactctcagtgtggagTCGGTCTCGTTCTTGCAGAGTACCTCGGACCCTTGTGGGCAATAACAAATGGCGCAGCGAGCAGGGTACTCTGGAAGACGATGCCGCTGTGGCAGAAGGTAGGGGAGGTAGGGAAGCCGTTGCTGTCCCTACAGCGCATACCGGGGTGGCCCCAGACGGAATGCTGGGGGTCGGTAGCGCGGACTTTGGCAGGCTGGGCGGCTCCAGCCAACTGGCCGGGATTCCAGCAGGCAGCTGGGGTTACGTCTGAGCAGCTGCTTGAGAGCTTACAGCGGTTGCGGGCGAACCGGCAGTCTGGGACGGAGCGGCGGGCGATGGGGGAGCTAGGGTGGCTCCTCCTAACCACCCTTTGGGcccaggacgaggaggtgctccgctggcaGCGGGCCCTGGACGAGAAGGCATCCTACGCTGACTGGTCCGAGtctgggacagtgccgggaacaccg ggtgatgtgctggtgacCTTACCCCCGAAGAGACTGGAGCTGAACCACGACTGTGTTGGGAAAGAAGGAGAAACTCTTAAAAACCCACGCCATCGAAATGACTGGAGCCTAAATCCAGGACTTCCTGACCAggaaggacattga